Genomic window (Campylobacter concisus):
TAGCAAAAGCGCAGTTCCTATTATTACCGCAACGGGTGCTAGCAGAAAGCCGAATTTATAAAATCTCTCGTTTAACGAGCCCAAAAAGCCCTTATAAGCCAAAGCCGAGCACAAAAATGCCCCGGCGCCTAAACCGCCCAAAAACAGATATATGACTATGAGCCATCCCCAAGTTGTTTGTTCCATTATCTATCCTTTAACTCTTAAAAGTTAGAAGAGCCCTTGACTGCTCTATCTCGTTTTCAAGATATAAATTTAAAAAATCAGCAAAGCTCACATAGGCTTCTAAATTTGTAGTCTCCTTACAGCGAGAGCTAAATTTATAAAACCACTCAAACGGATGAGTGCGGATGAAGTCATATTTTTTATGTAAAATTTCATCCATTTTCTCTTTTTCGTCTGCTTGTAAGGCATTGAAACTTAGAAAGTAAAGGTATTGCAGCTCATATCCGATGAAGTCATCTGGAAATTTATCAAACTGCTCTTTACTAAGCTTTAGTCCAGAGCTTTCATAAAAGCTTCGCACCTGCATAGTCTTCTCGCCAAACATCGTTTTATAATCAAAATAAACCGACTCATATGGCTCAGCTTTTGGGTGTCTTGGCCCTACAAAAAGCCTGTTAAATTCATATCTTAGCTCGTCTAGCAAATTTAGATCATCTTTGCACTTATTTAGCCAAAGTATGAAGTTGTGATTTTTAAATTTATCACTAAAATTAAGGCTTAGGCTTATGAGCTCATCTAAATTTTGCTCTCTAAGCTCTACTAAGAAAAATCGCCTTAAAAAGTCTTCAACACTAAGGCTAACGCTAAGCTTTTCTTTGATCTTACCCATCTTTTACTCTTTAGTGTATGAATTCGTTTCGCTTCATTCTTGGATAAAAGCGGATGTTTGGCTTGGTAAAGAAGTGCTTAAAGCCTGGCATCTCTTTTTGCATACCAGCGCTGTCGCTGACGTTGCTATCAACCAGTTTTAGTACTCCACACGGACAGCCTGCTACACAAGCTGGCTCTTCGCCACGCTCAAGTTTTTCAGCGCAGAGATTGCACTTTTGAGCTTTACCGTCCTTGCCTTTTGTGATA
Coding sequences:
- a CDS encoding molecular chaperone — its product is MGKIKEKLSVSLSVEDFLRRFFLVELREQNLDELISLSLNFSDKFKNHNFILWLNKCKDDLNLLDELRYEFNRLFVGPRHPKAEPYESVYFDYKTMFGEKTMQVRSFYESSGLKLSKEQFDKFPDDFIGYELQYLYFLSFNALQADEKEKMDEILHKKYDFIRTHPFEWFYKFSSRCKETTNLEAYVSFADFLNLYLENEIEQSRALLTFKS